In the genome of Hydractinia symbiolongicarpus strain clone_291-10 chromosome 5, HSymV2.1, whole genome shotgun sequence, one region contains:
- the LOC130645735 gene encoding kinesin-related protein 7-like, whose translation MDTEATKTDKSRVNVYVRVRPFPSKSETVTSSTLSSTKDKELIVKDEKNETRYIFDHVFDENANNADVCDVICEPLISTALSGGNGSFMVYGQTGTGKTYTVLSDDGLIPQTIEKLLNNIAKCTEFSYRVTFSYLQIYQDRIYDLLFNNQAGALILREHPQEGIIVEGLTVEEIENFQEVKNLLQIGRRKLIVAETKMVRFSSRSHALCIITVYKTKKPSQTNSYEPFDPSSTVNAETKGKLYLCDLAGSERLKKTMVSGKTLDEAKYINTSLLELGNVIHALAAPDTPHIPFRNSTLTRILKESFGGNCKANMMICVSPLQEDLKETKCSLNFGQRAMLVMKSSRLNVKSRTDSHWFKNPLSKRRKSQKIDYKSLSEYLTTKLKELESAYKQEKENLRHLRDKIMRKQLAHHLEQETSSEESTPKKEHQARRLSVLTEENSQSDTDVLLNQSLDNIAIIDDLNKTEGYSEENSNLVKQSNSFNAKNIYEKEDDVIDTNISNIDTTDISIVAEIEDYVVKMTDTSSPGLQTDFRQTMEISLQTDLLDSKDDMDNDERGTKPQTGTFVNIANLSRQNTFDNSTQTVNNDHILEIISLKTEDCSTIDGLTTVISYENDITIDKAKDHIIYSTINDTKDTAMDKETDGAIENMTGCTINDTKDVTVDVATVSMINDMTGPTMDEQTDGAIENMKDCTKDDMKYSMVDRTTCVIVDDATEGAIKDTTDDATEGAIKDTTDDATVGTIKFTTNVTMDDATGGTKNYTTNVTMDDATRGTINDTKSATIDDATFGTINDMAGPTMDKETDSAMKNLTDCTKDDIKYSIVDDTTCVAEVTTDDATDGMINDRTNFTMDDARKCTLDNATDDTMDNARYGTIKEATKVTMDGLFPITMDDARDITLDDAKGNAKVAMTNTDTTGNVHLESKKIMQVDNIKPITIGSNMDYIDGTSKITKNNEDNKDNEDIKDKMDEKYTQGHSEQTLSNNTCSFEFCSATVGNDGKTKVAKILQSPSEEYNGLCGTKRRLYDTSHAQIDSFSRRSSSGTGKMRNRVSTSSLDSEYEHFFQKDTKYAKKSLRKVKTKYEALLRQFEELASNEQADINEEFSSTKTCYDLILQFKRELEDDLLTAREQLNVEIGDEDETQERDCLTPVLFMDDSKGMINREDAKAIAGALDLESTTISLTTKPEELYEKQCIQAEDKNNNDVKIDLRNEFLTSVRSFPNEVKTLGEVSTDSNQGVMNSSSDREQNTPSIVQEGEIKTKIEVRQNTNQEEIIFEDKKRERKKEKRRENITLAAIENAEIKKELLLTKLEKIRLEAVLSCVMMNNESVDMTKEFKQLSQNSMKRLTTSRSTLSSSASCAQLPTSSSGAVHQSYTSPFKKYSYADRFPAISNNSSYGSETTSVFTPSGLTPSTSTPTVRKKKSTASITKSVQTDTVAHWLMNDGESTTDATSSEFDISSMSDISSPGLMRRMSPCGQANDDLNNIDFSMDMENLDNMLLQYRKKEKFSISCLSFFRKRQIKKRLKELEKSQFSSTKKC comes from the exons ATGGATACAGAAGCAACAAAAACAG ACAAATCTCGCGTTAACGTGTATGTTCGTGTTAGACCATTTCCATCAAAAAGTGAAACAGTGACGTCATCTACATTATCTTCGACTAAGGACAAAGAG TTAATTGTGAAGGATGAGAAGAATGAAACAAGATACATATTTGATCACGTGTTTGATGAAAATGCAAATAATGCAGAC GTTTGTGATGTCATTTGTGAACCATTGATATCAACAGCTCTGTCAGGAGGTAATGGAAGTTTCATGGTGTATGGACAAACAGGAACAG GGAAAACATACACAGTTCTCTCAGATGATGGATTGATTCCTCAAACAATAGAAAAGTTGCTAAACAACATCGCCAAGTGCACAGAGTTCTCCTACAGAGTGACGTTTTCATACTTGCAAATATATCAAGATCGAATATACGACCTACTTTTTAACAACCAAGCTGGAGCGTTGATTTTACGCGAACATCCCCAGGAAG gCATAATTGTGGAAGGTTTAacagttgaagaaatagaaaacttTCAGGAAGTGAAAAACCTGCTACAAATTGGAAGAAGAAAATTAATCGTTGCGGAAACAAAAATGGTTCGCTTTTCAAGCAG GTCACATGCTTTGTGTATAATAACTGTGTATAAAACCAAGAAGCCATCACAAACAAATTCTTATGAG CCATTCGATCCATCTTCAACTGTCAACGCAGAAACTAAAGGAAAATTATActt atGTGATCTTGCTGGTTCAGAACgtttaaagaaaacaatggtATCAGGAAAAACATTAGACGAGGCAAAGTATATAAACACCTCATTACTAGAGTTAGG AAATGTAATTCACGCATTGGCTGCGCCAGATACTCCTCACATTCCCTTTCGCAACTCGACATTAACTCGGATATTGAAAGAAAGTTTTGGTGGTAATTGTAAGGCAAACATGATG ATTTGCGTTTCACCATTACAAGAGGATCtcaaagaaacaaaatgttcGTTGAATTTTGGACAGCGAGCAATGTTGGTGATGAAGTCATCCAGACTAAATGTGAAG tcaCGCACAGATTCTCATTGGTTTAAGAATCCGTTGTCCAAGAGACGAAAATCACAAAAG attgaCTACAAATCTTTGTCTGAGTATCTTACAACAAAACTAAAAGAACTAG AATCTGCATATAAGCAAGAAAAGGAAAATCTTCGTCATTTAAGAGACAAAATAATGAGAAAACAACTTGCACACCATTTGGAGCAAGAAACAAGTTCAGAAGAAAGTACACCAAAGAAAGAGCATCAAGCAAGAAGATTAAGCGTATTGACCGAAGAAAATTCTCAAAGTGATACAGACGTATTACTAAATCAATCGTTAGACAATATTGCAATAATTGATGACTTAAATAAAACTGAAGGATATTCCGAAGAAAATAGTAACTTAGTTAAGCAAAGTAACTCttttaatgcaaaaaatatatatgaaaaagaAGATGACGTCATAGATACTAACATTTCAAATATTGACACCACGGACATCAGTATTGTTGCAGAAATCGAAGACTATGTGGTTAAAATGACAGATACATCATCTCCAGGATTGCAGACTGACTTCAGACAAACAATGGAAATCTCATTGCAGACTGACTTACTCGACTCAAAAGATGACATGGACAACGATGAAAGAGGAACTAAGCCACAAACAGGGACATTTGTCAATATTGCTAATCTTTCCAGACAAAACACGTTTGATAATAGCACTCAGACAGTAAATAATGATCACATTCTAGAAATAATTTCACTAAAGACAGAAGATTGCTCTACCATAGATGGACTAACAACCGTGATAAGTTACGAAAATGACATTACAATCGATAAGGCCAAAGATCATATTATATACAGTACGATAAATGATACCAAAGACACTGCGATGGATAAAGAAACAGACGGCGCAATAGAGAATATGACAGGCTGTACGATAAATGATACGAAAGATGTCACAGTGGATGTTGCGACAGTCAGTATGATAAACGATATGACAGGTCCTACGATGGATGAACAAACAGACGGTGCAATCGAGAATATGAAAGACTGTACGAAAGATGATATGAAATATAGCATGGTAGATAGAACAACATGCGTTATAGTAGATGATGCGACAGAGGGTGCGATAAAAGATACGACAGATGATGCGACAGAGGGTGCAATAAAAGATACGACAGATGATGCGACAGTGGGTACGATAAAATTTACAACAAATGTTACGATGGATGATGCGACAGGGGGTACGAAAAATTATACAACAAATGTTACGATGGATGATGCGACAAGGGGTACGATAAATGATACGAAAAGTGCTACGATAGATGATGCGACATTTGGTACAATTAACGATATGGCAGGTCCTACGATGGATAAAGAAACAGACAGTGCAATGAAGAATCTGACAGACTGCACGAAAGATGATATAAAATATAGTATAGTAGATGATACAACATGCGTTGCAGAAGTTACGACGGATGATGCAACAGACGGTATGATAAATGATAGAACAAATTTCACAATGGATGATGCGAGGAAGTGCACGTTAGATAATGCAACAGACGATACGATGGATAATGCAAGGTACGGTACAATAAAAGAGGCGACAAAAGTTACGATGGATGGATTGTTCCCTATTACGATGGATGATGCGAGAGACATTACATTAGATGATGCAAAAGGCAATGCAAAGGTTGCCATGACAAATACAGATACAACTGGAAACGTGCACTTAGAAAGTAAGAAGATTATGCAAGTTGATAACATCAAACCAATAACGATAGGCTCGAATATGGATTATATTGATGGAACATCtaagataacaaaaaataatgagGATAATAAAGATAATGAAGATATAAAGGATAAAATGGATGAAAAATATACGCAGGGACACAGTGAACAGACACTGTCAAATAACACATGTTCGTTTGAATTCTGTTCTGCTACAGTTGGTAATGATGGTAAAACTAAAGTAGCTAAAATACTTCAATCACCATCAGAAGAATATAATGGTTTGTGTGGAACAAAACGAAGGTTGTATGACACAAGTCACGCTCAGATTGATAGTTTTTCCAGAAGATCATCAAGTGGCACCGGTAAGATGCGTAATAGAGTCTCCACTTCGAGTCTGGACTCCGAATATGAACATTTTTTCCAAAAGGATACTAAGTATGCCAAAAAATCATTACGAAAAGTGAAGACTAAATACGAGGCTTTACTTCGTCAGTTTGAAGAGCTAGCAAGTAATGAACAAGCGGATATTAATGAGGAGTTCTCAAGTACAAAAACATGTTACGATCTCATATTACAATTTAAGAGGGAGTTAGAAGACGATCTGTTGACAGCAAGAGAACAATTAAATGTAGAAATTGGAGATGAAGATGAAACGCAAGAAAGAGATTGCTTGACACCAGTACTGTTTATGGATGATTCCAAAGGAATGATTAACAGGGAAGACGCTAAAGCTATAGCTGGTGCCCTAGATTTAGAATCTACGACCATCTCACTTACAACGAAACCCGAAGAACTGTATGAGAAGCAGTGTATACAAGCGGAAGATAAAAATAACAATGACGTAAAGATTGACCTACGTAATGAATTTTTAACCTCTGTTAGAAGTTTTCCAAACGAAGTTAAAACGTTAGGTGAAGTAAGTACTGACTCTAATCAAGGTGTGATGAATAGCAGTAGTGATAGAGAACAGAACACACCATCAATCGTGCAAGAaggtgaaataaaaacaaaaattgaggTTCGGCAAAATACAAATCAAGAAGAAATAATatttgaagataaaaaaagagaaagaaagaaagagaaacGAAGAGAAAATATAACATTGGCTGCAATCGAAAATGCTGAAATTAAGAAAGAGTTACTACTAACGAAATTAGAGAAGATCCGATTGGAAGCAGTGTTATCATGTGTCATGATGAACAACGAGTCAGTTGACATGACAAAAGAATTTAAACAGCTGTCACAAAATTCCATGAAGAGATTGACAACGTCAAGATCAACCTTGTCATCTTCAGCAAGTTGTGCGCAATTGCCAACCAGTTCCAGTGGAGCAGTCCATCAG AGTTACACCAGtccatttaaaaaatacagttaTGCTGACAGGTTTCCAG CAATTTCTAATAATTCTTCTTATGGATCTGAGACAACATCAGTGTTTACGCCTTCAGGTTTAACGCCATCTACCTCAACGCCCAcagtaagaaagaaaaaaagtactGCATCGATCACGAA ATCAGTGCAAACGGATACCGTTGCACACTGGTTGATGAATGACGGTGAATCAACCACAGACGCAACAAGTTCAGAGTTTGACATATCTTCCATGTCTGATATCAGTAGCCCGGGTTTGATGAGACGAATGAGTCCATGTGGTCAAGCTAACGACGACCTCAACAATATTG ACTTCTCAATGGATATGGAGAATCTGGATAATATGCTTttgcaatatcggaaaaaagagAAATTCTCAATCTCTTGCCTTTCGTTTTTTCGCAAAAGACAGATAAAGAAACGGCTGAAAGAGCTGGAGAAGAGTCAGTTTTCATCAACGAAGAAGTGTTAA
- the LOC130645739 gene encoding zinc metalloproteinase dpy-31-like, producing the protein MLFPVVLSIFISFSLGELFEGDILLTPDQKKIIESASTEAYAGVLKSGRWPNPLPYEIDTSLDKDTRTLEGIKLAIEELENKTCLRFKRRTTEVAYLNFTKSTKNKCYSSTGYVKSYPREISLKSWCAAKGWVLHHMMHVLGFMHESNRPDRDAFVKVVWDNIALENRRYFKRRDAYASNARYFNIPYDYDSITHPSRYWMGNYSVTLITKDYYKRHAIGQRRGLSSLDALSINLLYRCPGTTKPPSTIPPDQTDAPQPELKPHQQTKHICGHLKDDIKCPFGYVMWIEDAMYGRQNDQVCSYGRTTDTNCSAPGVFQKVSDKCHDKMECRLFAYNREFGEPCKGTFKYLEVKYRCVTIDTMCFLSGKTISCPEGQVLKILSAMYGRQSKHTCKTILAYNFNCKAENSLEVTKKLCEGKQSCKIRSSTSIYGDPCPGTLKYLQVRHQCVLPDQL; encoded by the exons ATGTTGTTTCCGGTGGTACTATCAATATTCATCTCATTTTCTCTGG ggGAATTATTTGAAGGAGACATTCTGCTCACTCCTGATCAAAAAAAGATCATTGAAAGTGCATCAACGGAAGCATATGCTGGCGTATTAAAATCTGGAAGATGGCCAAACCCTTTACCTTACGAGATCGATACATCTTTAG ACAAAGATACACGGACGTTAGAGGGTATAAAATTAGCAATTGAGGAGTTGGAAAACAAGACTTGCCTAAGATTTAAAAGAAGAACAACTGAGGTTGCATACTTGAACTTCACCAAAAGCACCAAAAACAA ATGTTACAGCTCAACTGGATACGTGAAGTCTTATCCTCGGGAAATTTCGTTGAAGTCATGGTGTGCCGCAAAGGGATGGGTGTTGCATCACATGATGCACGTGCTTGGTTTTATGCACGAAAGCAATAGACCAGATCGTGATGCTTTTGTTAAAGTAGTTTGGGACAACATAGCTCTTG aaaatcgcCGATATTTTAAACGTCGTGACGCCTACGCAAGCAATGCACGTTATTTCAACATACCCTATGATTATGACAGTATTACACATCCGTCAAGATACTGGATGGGAAATTATTCTGTTACTCTCATCACAAAAGATTACTACAAACGACATGCCATTGGTCAACGACGTGGTCTTAGTTCTTTAGATGCTTTATCTATCAATCTTTTATACAGATGCCCAG GTACAACCAAACCACCTAGCACAATTCCGCCCGATCAAACGGATGCACCTCAACCAGAGCTAAAGCCACACCAACAAACTA AGCATATCTGTGGTCATCTCAAGGATGACATCAAATGTCCATTTGGTTATGTCATGTGGATTGAGGATGCAATGTACGGTCGTCAAAATGATCAAGTATGTAGTTATGGAAGAACTACAGATACAAATTGTTCAGCACCAGGAGTATTTCAAAAGGTATCTGACAAATGTCACGATAAGATGGAATGTCGCTTGTTTGCTTACAACAGAGAATTCGGAGAACCTTGTAAGGGAACATTCAAATATCTAGAAGTGAAATATCGATGTGTCACAATAG ATACGATGTGCTTTCTATCTGGTAAAACCATATCCTGTCCTGAAGGTCAAGTGTTAAAAATTCTCAGCGCTATGTATGGACGTCAATCAAAACATACCTGTAAGACAATTCTCGCGTATAACTTTAACTGCAAAGCTGAAAATTCATTGGAGGTAACTAAAAAGTTATGCGAGGGAAAGCAAAGCTGCAAAATAAGGTCGTCCACGTCTATTTATGGCGATCCATGTCCGGGTAccttaaaatatttacaagttCGTCACCAGTGTGTTCTGCCAG atcaaCTGTAA
- the LOC130645740 gene encoding nematocyst expressed protein 6-like: MTVMFRILLLLFAGVLLSSGELFEGDIMLTPEQREMVGTGSTEAYAGALKTSYWPNPLPYEIDQSLVKERKILKSINSAIEELENRTCLQFKRRTKEKAYLNFTAAGKCFSPTGYVSAYPLQLSLSTKCRTKGWVLHYIMLTLGFMHESNRPDRDAFVKVVWDNIALANRKHFKRRDAYSSNARYFNIPYDYDSITHPSRYWMGNYSVTLITKDYYKRYRIGQRKNLSQLDALSVNLMYKCPGTTKPPSTIPPDPTDAPQPELKPYLQTKHICGFLKDDIKCPFGYVMWIEDAMYGRQNDQVCSYGRTTDTNCSAPGVFQKVSDKCHDKMECRLFAYNREFGEPCKGTFKYLEVKYRCVKKDIMCGTSGKTISCPEGQVLKILNAMYGRQSKYTCPTIYAKNFNCKAVKSFEITKALCNGKQSCKIQSARNIYGDPCLGTIKYLQVHHQCVLPDEV; encoded by the exons ATGACAGTCATGTTTCGTATACTGCTTCTGCTTTTCGCAGGTGTTTTGCTGTCCTCAG GGGAGCTGTTTGAAGGAGATATTATGCTTACTCCAGAGCAAAGAGAGATGGTTGGTACTGGATCAACTGAAGCATATGCTGGAGCACTCAAAACCTCCTACTGGCCAAATCCGTTGCCATATGAAATTGACCAATCCTTAG TTAAAgaaagaaagattttaaaatctATAAATTCAGCAATAGAAGAACTCGAAAATAGAACATGCCTACAGTTTAAaagaagaacaaaagaaaagGCGTATTTAAATTTCACGGCTGCTGGAAA GTGTTTCAGTCCAACAGGCTACGTCAGTGCATATCCCCTGCAACTGTCACTATCTACCAAATGCAGAACAAAGGGATGGGTGTTGCATTATATAATGCTTACACTTGGTTTCATGCACGAAAGCAATAGACCAGATCGTGATGCTTTTGTTAAAGTAGTTTGGGACAACATAGCTCTTG CCAATCGCAAACATTTTAAACGTCGTGACGCTTATTCAAGCAATGCACGTTATTTCAACATACCTTATGATTATGACAGTATTACACATCCGTCAAGATACTGGATGGGAAATTATTCTGTTACTCTCATCACAAAAGATTACTACAAAAGATACAGAATTGGACAAAGAAAAAATCTTAGCCAGTTAGACGCGTTGTCTGTCAATTTGATGTATAAGTGTCCAG GTACAACGAAACCACCTAGTACAATTCCGCCCGATCCCACTGATGCACCTCAACCAGAGCTAAAGCCATACCTACAAACTA AACACATATGCGGTTTCTTGAAGGATGATATCAAATGTCCATTTGGTTATGTCATGTGGATTGAGGATGCAATGTACGGTCGTCAGAATGATCAAGTATGTAGTTATGGAAGAACTACAGATACAAATTGTTCGGCACCAGGGGTATTTCAAAAGGTATCTGACAAATGTCACGATAAGATGGAATGTCGGTTGTTCGCTTACAACAGAGAATTCGGAGAACCTTGTAAAGGAACATTCAAATATCTAGAAGTGAAATACCGATGTGTGAAAAAAG ATATAATGTGCGGTACAAGCGGAAAAACCATATCCTGTCCTGAAGGTCAAGTGTTAAAAATTCTCAACGCTATGTATGGACGTCAATCGAAATATACATGTCCGACAATTTATGCTAAAAATTTCAACTGCAAAGCAGTAAAGTCGTTCGAAATCACTAAAGCATTGTGCAATGGAAAACAGAGTTGCAAAATTCAATCAGCCAGGAATATTTATGGCGATCCATGCCTTGGAACAATAAAATATTTGCAGGTCCATCATCAATGTGTCTTACCAG aTGAAGTTTGA
- the LOC130645741 gene encoding uncharacterized protein LOC130645741, with protein sequence MEMNSLVIQFLELSLCCKTRLEKHIIMLLAIHSKQLCLMLFRKKLTTCNVSIMAGFYGLHPFSSFWQHRLLSLNSTKSVAVNCPDKDLAAKIRVEHQLRRECKFFPVDHFVNEVYRQLRGNCPTT encoded by the exons ATGGAGATGAATTCCCTAGTGATTCAATTTTTAGAATTATCGTTGTGTTGTAAAACAAGGCTTGAAAAACACATCATAATGTTATTAGCAATACACTCTAAACAATTATGTTTGATGTTATTCAGAAAAAAG CTCACAACCTGCAACGTCAGCATAATGGCTGGCTTCTATGGTTTACATCCATTCTCTTCATTTTGGCAACATCGTTTGTTGTCATTGAACTCTACAAAAAGTGTTGCTGTAAATTGTCCAGACAAAGATCTTGCAGCCAAGATTCGAGTA GAACACCAACTCCGAAGAGAATGCAAGTTTTTTCCTGTCGATCATTTCGTGAACGAAGTTTATCGACAATTACGCGGGAATTGTCCGACGACTTAG
- the LOC130645746 gene encoding uncharacterized protein LOC130645746: MHLSRLKIYQSILSQSLRRYGYQKVRGYKMSSICLVTDKRNTAPLTQDAGEFMAKVLEYSKTGAFFAGTGQYYQVKDQDRIVVLNFAEDFIADTQVNLFDTVTLLDCSLKLTDVDLFMQNIKGVSNLPIYNGEVDFLHTAPWQYGFTLKPFSIFSGDERICFLKDDKIYLSNLGHTEVFDIADVDHVSLWVSDEPYNEKKLALNLKGNINKTLISVEQNNVYCDLATLTVNTEWMMKAAALLCVNLTRKGNESAHLRLSPVLQPVNNSWVAIRQKIWIDMIQKNALPE, from the coding sequence ATGCATTTATCAAGACTGAAGATTTATCAATCAATTCTTTCACAAAGCCTAAGGAGGTATGGATATCAGAAGGTTAGAGGGTATAAAATGTCATCCATTTGTCTTGTCACGGACAAAAGAAACACCGCACCTCTGACTCAAGATGCTGGTGAATTTATGGCAAAAGTTCTAGAGTATTCCAAAACTGGAGCATTTTTTGCAGGAACTGGTCAATATTATCAAGTGAAAGATCAAGACCGCATTGTTGTTTTGAACTTTGCGGAAGATTTTATAGCAGATACACAAGTGAATTTATTTGATACTGTAACATTACTTGATTGCTCCTTAAAGTTAACTGATGTTGATTTATTTATGCAAAACATTAAAGGTGTTTCCAACTTACCTATTTACAATGGTGAAGTTGATTTTTTGCATACTGCACCATGGCAATATGGATTTACTCTGAAACCATTCAGCATTTTTTCTGGTGATGAGCGAATTTGTTTTCTTAAAgatgataaaatttacttaagTAACCTTGGACATACTGAAGTTTTTGATATCGCAGATGTTGATCATGTTTCATTGTGGGTGTCTGATGAACCgtataatgaaaaaaaattagctcTAAATCTAAAAGGCAACATCAATAAAACACTGATCAGTGTGGAGCAGAACAATGTTTATTGCGATCTTGCTACGTTAACTGTAAACACTGAATGGATGATGAAAGCTGCAGCATTACTCTGTGTAAATTTGACACGAAAGGGAAATGAGAGTGCACATTTGAGACTGTCACCAGTTTTACAACCTGTCAATAATAGTTGGGTTGCCATACGTCAAAAGATTTGGATTGATATGATACAGAAAAATGCATTGCCTGAATGA
- the LOC130645743 gene encoding neurochondrin homolog: METYQKCLQVLKSNQSDSEKLAALMVVSKLSSSLTLDEKNVCDLFQAVTPTFLMRLIKSKANESDDTSKMLKDVAVSIISLFVQLIPDVVLKEELIFEEIFATISEDHHECIDAWIDVIVSISYHDKGRSLLLDYKLLTVFRNLILQTEKQENVFTLLSNLLVKGHQPNPTVVEFILKLSKEFKITQELVKFQYVNVLDKLFSLISAKMTVDYKDDYYMKILKNIADGCGDIMQSRVKSDQKRSVIMLISKTLAVFGVEWIFDGKCVEKNAKFIILTLTVISIEMACLFQENPHNIVLVEQKCLINSFFDISVKVLQFLCGDAFEQHNLSNDSKFILNAFNCLKNIMKTTYENLELVNVESVKPLDDPVLMDALSMVCVWATEETEHLREELQKIIPLIVKVGTVDLEENVRNGKPTHFLHAMSPCVAQLLPDDAMRKVLIRCKCQDLYISYFC, from the exons ATGGAGACTTACCAAAAGTGTTTACAAGTTTTAAAATCAAACCAATCAGATAGTGAGAAACTAGCAGCGCTCATGGTTGTTTCCAAGCTATCTTCAAGTTTAACTCTTGACGAGAAGAATGTGTGTGATTTATTTCAAGCTGTCACAcccacatttttgatgagattgaTCAAATCAAAAGCAAATGAAAGTGATGATACAAGTAAAATGCTCAAAGATGTGGCAGTAAGCATAATTTCGCTTTTTGTTCAGCTTATTCCTGATGTAGTTTTGAAGGAGGAACTGATATTTGAAGAAATTTTTGCTACAATAAGTGAAGATCATCATGAATGTATCGATGCTTGGATTGATGTCATCGTTTCCATTTCTTATCATGACAAAGGAAGAAGCCTTTTACTTGACTACAAATTATTAACAGTTTTTCGAAATTTAATACTTCAAACGGAAAAACAAGAGAATGTTTTCACCCTCCTATCAAATCTATTAGTCAAAGGTCATCAACCGAATCCCACAGTTGTTGAATTTATCCTGAAACTTTCTAAAGAATTTAAGATCACTCAGGAGCTTGTAAAATTTCAATATGTCAATGTTTTAGATAAACTGTTTAGCTTGATATCAGCAAAAATGACAGTTGATTATAAAGATGATTATTATATgaagatattaaaaaatattgctgatgGATGCGGTGATATTATGCAGTCCCGTGTCAAAAGTGACCAAAAAAGATCTGTTATCATGTTGATATCCAAAACATTGGCAGTATTTGGGGTAGAATGGATTTTTGATGGAAAATGTGTTGAAAAGAATGCTAAATTTATAATACTAACTTTAACTGTTATAAGCATTGAGATGGCTTGTCTTTTCCAAGAAAATCCCCACAACATTGTATTAGTGGAACAAAAATGCCTTATCAACTCTTTCTTTGATATTTCTGTAAAAGTGTTACAGTTTCTTTGTGGTGATGCTTTTGAACAACACAACCTGTCTAATGATAGCAAATTCATTTTGAATGCTTTTAActgcttaaaaaatattatgaaaACAACCTATGAAAATTTGGAACTAGTTAACGTGGAATCAGTAAAACCACTCGATGATCCTGTTTTAATGGATGCTCTTTCTATGGTTTGTGTTTGGGCAACTGAGGAGACTGAACATTTAAGGGAAGAACTGCAGAAAATAATACCACTTATCGTTAAAGTTGGAACAGTTGATCTTGaag aaaatgtcaGAAATGGTAAGCCCACGCATTTTCTACATGCGATGTCGCCATGTGTCGCACAACTGTTACCAGATGACGCGATGAGAAAAGTTTTAATCAGATGTAAATGTCAAGATTTGTACATAAGTTACTTTTGTTGA